aatcaaaattgaaacttTAACATACCAGAAAAAAAAAGGTCTTCAAATTGCCCCTACGAACCAATGCTTTATTTCCTCAGCAAGGGTTCATGAAGTTCAAAACATTTGGTTGGGAAGGATGTTCCAAACTTTAACAACACCCCTCCCCttgttaattaattattattcaatgaaCATCAAAAATATCATACAGGTACTTACACCAACATCTGGCCCATCCATTCCCATTCCTCCCATGTTGTTCATcatctgaaaaataatttttaatacaaaattgaaataaaactctTTGTAACACATTTAAGCACAGGAGCCGTCTCCCTTTGCTTCCTGATAAGTAGACCACACTGCAGGGTTGTTAGGAGCAATTGCAGTGAAAACAATGGGCCACCAATTTCATAATGGGCACCAACAGGATAGAATTTTAAAGTTACCATTAATAAGTGATTTATCAATAGTAGCAAAAGGAATGATGAACTATTACTTGAAACTAAACTTGAGCAAGAAGAATAAATGGACTTGTTTAAGGACAATGAATCTGGTTCAGACAAATATACATGGAAAACAATGAATTGGGACAACAATGTTACTAGACAGGGAGTTGGGGTTCACACTTACTCCCATAGGGTTATCCATTCCACCTAAGCCACCCATCTTTGACATCATCTGTAAAGGTACAATATCATGGACATTATAGGGGTCAGAGGTCAAACATTGCACAAGGTCGTGCATTGACACAGCACAATCGACTTCCTGGTGCATGTTAACATTAATGCAGCTTATGACTCCAACAAAATCATTGACATTATAGCACATTAATGGTCAAGGGTCAAACAGTGCACAATGTTGTGCATTGACCCAGCACAATAACCTTTCTGGTGCACATTAACATTAATGTCATCTATAGGCCTGGGGTGATGACATTAATAGCACAGAAGGGGTCAGAGGTCAAACACTGCACAATGTCATTCACTGACCCAGCATTACCAACTTTCTGGAACACATTAACATCAATGCCATTTATAAAGGTGATGTAACCCACTGATGTCTGGTTAAAATCATTATATGTATAACAGATGAGGAGACAACCAATTATATATCTGTGACCTCAGAGACAACACAAAGCTAAAGGGTAGGTGGGATTGTTAATCTGAACAGGTCAAGTTTGTTTCTGCTTTAAGTTCCAAAAATCATAGGAATTGCtatattcaaaactttgaaaccATAGGCAGTGGTACAATGCTACTCAAAGCACATAGATCAATAATAACTTTCTTGACAATTATCATTTGAATACCCTCGACTTGTACTAAATGACCTTACTAAATGACCTTGGATCAAACACCGAAGTTTCTCAATGTTAGCATCCTGCATCAGATACCAGTTCTCACATTGTGTGACGTGTTTAGTGATCAATATCAATTCACAGCTTGGATGTTTCAcaaatcacaaaagtatttaaATGAGGAAGATTGTAAGTCAGGATACATATGCAGTTAATTGCCTCTGTCTCGgacaaaaaaggaaataacaaagcacattttttaaaatattgtgcaaaatattgtgtatatatattatccAAGAAATTTCTGTTTCAAAAAGGTGAGTTTTAAATTCTTATTCAAGAGGGAAAGGGTTTACTGATAGCTTTGATAAATCTCAGAGTCTGAAAGAACTGATTtgatcatgtttttatttttaaatttacgattgggattgggcacaagttctgTAACTTAGATCACTCTCTCTCTAAAAGAACACCGATAGAACTCTGGGTATACGCATGTATTTTCTACTTCCTCTGCTATTGGTCCATCAGTCCCCTCTCTCCAAAAAgagctcccccccccctctccaaATCTCTTTGCATGTTAAGAGGAGGGGGGAAACCAAAAGCATGCATTTCTTCTTTTGATAAAACAGTAGTTATCAAAGTACAGGGTCATCGTCAATTGAAGTTGAATTTGACACCtcttaaacattaattattttcatgtttgtGAAATGCTCTTTTTTAGCTCGCAGGAAAATAAAGGGCACATCAAAAATCAATGGATATGATTTATCACAGTtcaacatgggggggggggggtagtaatTCTTCCCACAATGCAATGTGGGTCAACTTACTGCTTCTAAATCCATGTCGCCTGTATCATCTTCATAATCTGAATCATCCTCATCCTTCCATTTGTTAAAATCTGTCTTTATCCAATGTACCTACATATAAAATAGCAACTACGTAACCTTCAGGCCAAATGTTCTTCAGATTCATCAATTGTACAACATCAATGTGATCCAAACAGAATAtggtaagagagagagaaagacagagaTAGAGTGACAGACAAACATACTAACCTTAACTTTATCTTTAATTAATCGTGGCCAGAAATGACcctcttctttcttttttataacaaatggGACATTTCTAGGGAGGACTGTATATTTTGATTCCTGTCAAAGCAATGAGAAATAAATGTGTGGTGTAAATCGAAAAAGCCAACAACTGTTACTGTTCTGAAGTTGACTTTGAATTATGTCAATTCACaaagcatttatttaaaaagctAATGATACATCCACTTAAACTTTTACCTTGGGATCAACTTCTTTGAAGAATTCAACTTTAGCCTCATACCATTTTTTCTCTGCACCTCCTCTCGCTCTGAAATAAACCAAATCAATATTATTGTCAATATCTCATCTCTTAATATCACTTGTCAAAATACAATATGAATGTGCAGTGGAGCCTCACTTATCCGGACACTTTTGTCCCCGGGccaaatcgtccggataggtgaagcgtcttgatatctgaattgtgatatttacctttaatatttatggaaacataactcataaattaattatacaattaaatattttattttgatagccaTAGGcactacaaaaaaagtttagattttttttaaattaacaaaacaaaatattgttaaaaacattatttaaggtaTGTTTTTTCCACAGGAAACTTAGCACTACATTCTTCAAtgcaacacatgtacatgtacataacaatcCCTGTATTAAAccgatattttaattacattcgCATAACAAAGCGAAGAGAAGAAAGTCGGTGTTCCACTTTACGCTGATAAATCTTTTTCTTCAAGCTAGCGGTGATCGTAACTCTCGCTCTCTTGGCCGGTGGTGTTGACATGTTTGAAGCTGCTCAACATTTGATGATTGAAAATGGGtgaaaatctgtatatattcccttattgataattgtccaagctattttttcattgacagaacTTACCCAAGCTAATTTTACGTATCCATCTTTCTATAGAGTTAATTGCACCCAAGCGATTTTTACAAGTAGCGTGAACACTCATCCACGCCATGTTtggcataaattattattacactgtttattgaaaattaatgtCGATACCCTGAACATCCCAAGCGGTCTTAATAACTATCGTAAACAGaactcaaattatcaaatatttcatttcaattacgttttaaaatgaataggcgTACGAACGATCTAATCATACTACGattaatagaattttaattcaatcaatagatgacttttttaaacacaaattaaacaattttcatgacattttaattaaacaataacaGTTCATAAGTTAAATGGCGACAATTAAACATGTCGCATCCATGGTTATCGTAATATCCTCGGGCGAGTACATAGCGTGACACAGGTGACCCCGATTACCGGACGAAGGCATTGTTTAAAACCAACAACCAGTGTCAGATGTTTTTACACCAATTTGCACTTGCGCATAAAAAACTTTTGTGCCCCCGAACACTTAAATGtgaccgtccggttaaatgaggtaaaatttaaaggaaaactgtattatgtggtaaaatttgaccgtccggatccggaacgcggaattccggataaacgagacaaattattgtgtaaaaattccgttcccaataaaaatcgaccggtaagtgaagcgtccggatatctggcgtccggatatctgaggctccattgtatatatatatacttgtactGATACTGAATAACATTTAACATGACTAAGAGAGTAAATCATGCACTATAAACTATAATAACTACATACTTGTACTTTGTATTTatgtaaccatggtaacagtACAAACTTTTGCAAACCATTTCTATGCTCTAATTAATGCAATGCATTTGACAAATTAAGAGGGCTATTTGTCAACAGGCCAACAAATTAGGCTTTGAGCATTAATCTATCTCTTACAGAAGGTCTGCCTAAGTGCTAAGACTTAAATTTCAACCTAAAATAAAGACCAATCCCTGTCAGAGTGTCTGCATACTTGAATGTTTTAACATCAATTCAGTGGGCTTTATTGGGGGATTCTACTATCCACCTGTCTAAGTTATCTGAATGGTAATGTCTTTTTGTTGAGCTCTTTTAAGACTATTTAagattctatatatatatattttgcactatataaattttattttaataataataattataatgctACTATCAATCTCAATCTGTCTGAATTTTAACATTGTTACAAAGAGTATTTGGGGTTGTACTATCCATTTGTCTGCTTACCTGTATGTTAAGTTAAACGTTGTCTTAATGAGCAACCTCCTATCTGCTTACCTGAATGTTAACGTCGTTTCAGTGAGCTCTATTTGAGGTTCTACAACATCGTCCACATCAATGGTCAGATACAGTTTGTCTTTTCTTTGAGCCCATTCCATAGGAGCGTGTAGAGCTTTACTGAAATAAATAGGAATAGGATAACAAATAATTGAGGAATCTTTAATGAAGCATTAATTgttcaattttctatcattttgtcaacaaatgtaaatgtacacaTGATAATTCAGCTAAATCTCTGCTTCATTTTCATGTCAGCCTCAATGTCTGAACGTTTAAGagtatttcaatgttaaacattaGAATTGTAACATTACAGCAATACATTGATTGCGAGGGCCCTTGATACACGTACGTTTCCTCACATGTATATCCTGACACACAATATGGGctaattttcatttactttcTTCAATAGTTATATATCGTATACATAACATGAAGACATTCAGAAATTTCCATCAAAAATAGTAatgatttgtaaattttgttataattaattaaattttatatctttGTCAATTATTGTTGATTGATTTAGATATCAGTTTATCTATTGTTGAAAACTATATCATAATACATGATGTATCACATCAATACATCGTGAAACGTATCCTATTGTGAGGTAGCTGCCGATACTAAAGCCTTTAATAAACGTAAAAAGAGGgagtaaatgtatttgtttggTCCATTGTAGAGCTGCAAGAGTAATTCTAATTTACTTGTATGCGGTCTACTTTCCAAATAGCAAGTAGCTGCTGGAGATATCCTGGACCAGTTCTAGAGGTAGCAAACGAATACACCCACATTACATAGGTACTTAAGGTAGATGTTGCACGTTGAAGGAAGTTGATTGTTTGACAATGTGACATTAGGACAAACATGAGGAAATTGAAAACCCTTTAATGTATTTCTTTCCATAAATTCAAACTGATGGTTAACTTTTTTATCCTAGTTTCGCCTACAAAAGATGATCAAGTGCACTCATAACCATGATAACTACAGAATGTTCGGGAAAttccattttcattttccttattgaaatgaaaaataatattttcgcTAAAAACTACTGCAAATGATAAATGTGGTTATTTAAGATTCTTATTCTCTTAAACTCCATCTCAAGTGCTCTTAATTATGAAtacaataaagatattaaaaaatattactctTTGTCTGCCATTTTGGAATCGTCGGACGCCATGTGGGAGAAATGTTTAGATAACTCGTTCCTGGAATTTTATACTGCGCCTCTATTTTTCAAGTGACTGATAAGTTTCAAGTGCACCAACCGGGATATGACACACATATTTATTCTACCACTTAAATTTACTtaactacatacatatatctATCATCAGAATATTTaggacatattttttaaaatcaaatatttgttttaacgTTAGCCTCTTATCAGATTGCAATGTCCAGATAGAGGTCTagtgataatttttcaaaagtaaaatgAGAGTAAATAATAAACCATAAAGGTGTGATACATATGCATTAGATCTACACACGCAAAAACATCTTTTAACTTATGTACGACTTATCTATTTAATCAAAACAGCATCACCGGAACTTTATATGGGTGAGGACTAATCGCCGGAATGGCGACGGAATAGACGTAGTGACATGTATAAAAAGGTCGATAACTTGTGTTAGGTATAAGCTATCACCATtcggttttcagttttttgATCTGTGGATAGAGGGCTATCGAAATATGTAAAACGTTTTTTGATAAGTACATGTTTAATACATAAAACCTTGACCGGAATGAGCTATGGTCGCAAAAATCAGCTGCCGGAATGATGAAGTCGACTTCATAAAAcacctaatatctcaaaaagtgtttaatattttttcattcggaAACGATTTTTTTCATCACAACGACCAGGCCTATAACAtgtgaaaaaatttaatcgataTCTTTAGATTTAGTATGCAAAACCTTGACCGGAAtggaaattttttgttaaaaaagaatgCTGTAATCGTGGAGTCATCTCTAAATAATCACctgtatcataaaaaccattgattaTATTTCCATTCggtcaagatttttttcatccttAGTTATACACCTATCAgataatatatagttttatatatcaaactggatttaaatgttcaaaaccttgaccggaatggaaattttacattcaaaatttacaaattttattagaTGCACACAGGTATCGCTCAGGTAAAGAAGCCGTACTACAAGAAGGTGTGAACAACACAAGTAATAAAAACATAgagaatttattaaaacaactaATTTCAATAGAACAACACAAATT
The window above is part of the Magallana gigas chromosome 10, xbMagGiga1.1, whole genome shotgun sequence genome. Proteins encoded here:
- the LOC105336957 gene encoding uncharacterized protein isoform X1; translation: MASDDSKMADKDKALHAPMEWAQRKDKLYLTIDVDDVVEPQIELTETTLTFRARGGAEKKWYEAKVEFFKEVDPKESKYTVLPRNVPFVIKKKEEGHFWPRLIKDKVKVHWIKTDFNKWKDEDDSDYEDDTGDMDLEAMMSKMGGLGGMDNPMGMMNNMGGMGMDGPDVGGRDSEDSDDEDLPDLE
- the LOC105336957 gene encoding prostaglandin E synthase 3 isoform X2, with product MASDDSKMADKDKALHAPMEWAQRKDKLYLTIDVDDVVEPQIELTETTLTFRARGGAEKKWYEAKVEFFKEVDPKESKYTVLPRNVPFVIKKKEEGHFWPRLIKDKVKVHWIKTDFNKWKDEDDSDYEDDTGDMDLEAMMNNMGGMGMDGPDVGGRDSEDSDDEDLPDLE